One Glycine max cultivar Williams 82 chromosome 6, Glycine_max_v4.0, whole genome shotgun sequence DNA segment encodes these proteins:
- the LOC100791688 gene encoding phospholipase D alpha 1 has protein sequence MPHLLHGRLDVIIYEVDTLPTLNDCNLNLCSKGTSRSVGKRFLSQLKSCFLCQCQCQPEFVETGLYATIDLDKARVGRTKLLNDQSSNPTWDETFHVYCAHLISHVIFTVKQKDPIDATLIGRAYVPVEQVVNGNIVDEWVQILDEDHNPIPSESKIHVKMQFSSVRNDINWSQGIRSPRFQGVPHTFFSQKNGCKVTLYQDAHVSDGFVPWIPLSGGKPYEHRKCWEDIYNAIMDARNFIYITGWSVYSEITLIRDPMKPTTRITLGELLKMKAEEGVKVLMLVWDDRTSVPDFKKDGLMATHDQETADYFKNTKVKCVLCPRNPDDGKSIVQGFETSTMFTHHQKTIVVDTQVAMGQQGQKRTIVSFVGGIDLCDGRYDTQEHPLFSTLDTVHKDDFHQPNFPGASIKKGGPREPWHDIHCKLEGSVAWDVLYNFQQRWEKQVGNQLLFSSSKLDEYFVPRSTVVTTNENETWNVQLFRSIDGGAASGFPPDPEEAAELGLVSGKDNIIDRSIQDAYISAIRRAKNFIYIENQYFLGSSYGWQASDIVVEDIGALHLIPKELSLKIVSKIEAGERFSVYVVIPMWPEGIPESGSVQAILDWQRRTMEMMYADIAKAIQRKRIQANPRDYLTFFCLGNREGKKDMEYTPTEAPEPDTDYARAQKARRFMIYVHAKMMIVDDEYIIIGSANINQRSMDGERDTEIAMGAFQPRHIAYNGAPRGQIYGFRRALWCEHLGDHGDTNIFDNPESVDCIRLVNHLAETNWDIYSKETFDEYREFHHLMRYPIEVTNNGAITILQGLEHFPDTKAKILGSQSVYLRPILTT, from the exons ATGCCGCATTTGCTGCACGGGAGGCTCGATGTGATCATATACGAGGTCGACACACTACCAACTCTCAACGACTGCAATCTTAACCTCTGCAGCAAG GGTACAAGTAGAAGCGTGGGGAAGAGATTTCTTTCCCAACTCAAGAGTTGTTTTCTCTGTCAATGCCAATGCCAGCCAGAG TTTGTGGAGACGGGTCTCTATGCAACAATTGATTTAGATAAGGCAAGGGTTGGAAGGACTAAATTGTTAAATGATCAATCCTCCAACCCCACGTGGGACGAGACCTTTCACGTATACTGTGCCCATTTGATCTCCCATGTTATATTCACTGTCAAACAAAAAGATCCAATTGATGCAACTCTAATTGGAAGAGCTTATGTCCCAGTTGAGCAAGTTGTGAATGGCAACATAGTGGACGAATGGGTCCAAATTTTAGACGAGGATCATAACCCTATACCAAGTGAGTCTAAAATCCATGTTAAAATGCAATTCTCTAGTGTTAGGAATGACATAAACTGGTCTCAAGGAATAAGGAGTCCAAGGTTTCAAGGAGTTCCTCACACCTTCTTTAGTCAAAAAAATGGTTGCAAAGTTACTTTGTACCAAGATGCTCATGTCTCAGATGGTTTTGTGCCATGGATCCCCTTGTCAGGAGGAAAACCTTATGAGCATAGGAAATGTTGGGAAGATATTTATAATGCCATTATGGATGCTAGGaactttatttatataactGGTTGGTCTGTGTACAGTGAAATAACCTTGATTAGGGACCCAATGAAGCCTACAACAAGAATCACCCTTGGGGAACTGCTCAAGATGAAAGCTGAGGAAGGTGTCAAGGTTCTTATGCTTGTTTGGGATGACAGAACCTCTGTGCCAGATTTCAAGAAAGATGGCTTGATGGCAACTCATGATCAAGAAACTGCTGATTACTTCAAAAACACAAAGGTGAAATGTGTTTTGTGTCCACGGAACCCAGATGATGGGAAAAGCATAGTGCAAGGTTTTGAAACTTCAACAATGTTCACTCATCACCAAAAGACTATAGTTGTTGACACCCAAGTTGCTATGGGACAACAAGGACAAAAGAGAACAATAGTAAGCTTTGTAGGTGGCATTGATCTTTGTGATGGGAGATATGATACTCAGGAACATCCTCTATTTTCAACTTTGGACACAGTGCATAAAGATGATTTCCATCAGCCAAATTTCCCTGGTGCTTCCATCAAGAAAGGTGGTCCAAGAGAGCCATGGCATGACATTCATTGCAAGTTAGAAGGGTCTGTTGCTTGGGATGTTTTGTACAATTTTCAACAAAGGTGGGAGAAGCAGGTTGGAAATCAGCTCCTATTCTCTTCAAGCAAGCTTGATGAGTACTTTGTCCCTCGATCCACGGTGGTGAcaacaaatgaaaatgagaCATGGAATGTTCAGTTGTTCAGATCCATTGATGGTGGTGCTGCTTCTGGCTTTCCCCCTGACCCAGAAGAAGCGGCTGAGTTAGGCCTTGTTAGTGGAAAAGATAACATCATTGATAGAAGCATTCAAGATGCTTATATAAGCGCTATTCGGCGAGCCAAAAACTTTATCTACATTGAAAACCAGTATTTCCTAGGGAGTTCATATGGTTGGCAAGCATCTGATATTGTGGTTGAGGATATTGGTGCTTTGCATCTTATACCAAAGGAGCTGTCATTGAAGATTGTTAGCAAGATTGAAGCAGGGGAGAGGTTTTCAGTGTATGTTGTTATACCAATGTGGCCAGAAGGCATACCTGAGAGTGGTTCAGTTCAGGCAATATTAGACTGGCAAAGGAGAACAATGGAGATGATGTATGCTGATATAGCCAAAGCCATTCAGAGAAAAAGAATTCAAGCCAATCCAAGGGACTACTTGACCTTTTTCTGCCTTGGAAACCGTGAGGGTAAGAAGGATATGGAATATACTCCTACTGAGGCACCAGAGCCTGATACTGATTATGCTAGAGCACAAAAGGCTAGGCGATTCATGATCTATGTTCATGCCAAGATGATGATAG TTGATGATGAATACATTATAATTGGATCTGCCAACATAAACCAGAGATCAATGGATGGAGAAAGAGACACTGAGATTGCAATGGGTGCATTCCAACCACGTCATATAGCATATAATGGGGCACCCAGAGGACAAATATATGGATTTAGGCGTGCACTATGGTGTGAGCACCTTGGGGATCATGGGGATACAAACATCTTCGACAATCCAGAAAGTGTGGACTGCATCAGGCTTGTGAATCATCTTGCTGAAACCAATTGGGACATATACTCTAAGGAAACTTTTGATGAGTATAGAGAATTTCACCACCTCATGCGCTACCCCATAGAAGTAACCAACAATGGAGCAATAACGATCCTTCAAGGGCTAGAACATTTTCCTGACACCAAGGCTAAGATTTTGGGCTCCCAATCAGTTTACCTTCGTCCAATTCTCACCACCTAG
- the LOC100499896 gene encoding uncharacterized protein LOC100499896 precursor, whose product MHICGCVPPWLCQILACMGGCLGCFPNPKGQSTNKDNRSEDFWSSSAFEIDQGALQSQKSISSIGIPSDPQSSADIQIDSPEYVNHGLLLWNQMRRQWVGNRRRENKKQVGEPIISWNATYESLMGTNKPFHRPIPLGEMVDFLVDIWEMEGLYD is encoded by the exons ATGCATATCTGTGGATGTGTTCCACCTTGGCTCTGTCAGATTCTCGCTTGCATGGG AGGTTGTCTGGGATGCTTCCCAAATCCTAAAGGCCAATCAACAAACAAAGACAACAGATCAGAAGATTTTTGGAGCAGCAGTGCATTTGAAATAGATCAGGGTGCACTTCAGTCCCAGAAAAGCATCTCATCAATTGGCATACCTTCTGATCCTCAAAGTAGTGCTGACATTCAGATTGATTCTCCTGAATATGTCAATCATG GTCTTCTTCTCTGGAACCAGATGAGGCGACAGTGGGTTGGAAATAGAAGGCGTGAGAATAAGAAACAAGTTGGAGAACCTATAATaag TTGGAATGCCACCTATGAGAGTCTAATGGGGACCAACAAGCCTTTTCACCGGCCAATTCCTCTTGGA GAAATGGTTGACTTTCTTGTTGATATTTGGGAGATGGAAGGCCTATATGACTAA
- the LOC100499896 gene encoding uncharacterized protein isoform X1: MCSTLALSDSRLHGSRGCLGCFPNPKGQSTNKDNRSEDFWSSSAFEIDQGALQSQKSISSIGIPSDPQSSADIQIDSPEYVNHGLLLWNQMRRQWVGNRRRENKKQVGEPIISWNATYESLMGTNKPFHRPIPLGEMVDFLVDIWEMEGLYD, translated from the exons ATGTGTTCCACCTTGGCTCTGTCAGATTCTCGCTTGCATGGG AGCAGAGGTTGTCTGGGATGCTTCCCAAATCCTAAAGGCCAATCAACAAACAAAGACAACAGATCAGAAGATTTTTGGAGCAGCAGTGCATTTGAAATAGATCAGGGTGCACTTCAGTCCCAGAAAAGCATCTCATCAATTGGCATACCTTCTGATCCTCAAAGTAGTGCTGACATTCAGATTGATTCTCCTGAATATGTCAATCATG GTCTTCTTCTCTGGAACCAGATGAGGCGACAGTGGGTTGGAAATAGAAGGCGTGAGAATAAGAAACAAGTTGGAGAACCTATAATaag TTGGAATGCCACCTATGAGAGTCTAATGGGGACCAACAAGCCTTTTCACCGGCCAATTCCTCTTGGA GAAATGGTTGACTTTCTTGTTGATATTTGGGAGATGGAAGGCCTATATGACTAA
- the GRR1 gene encoding putative EIN3-binding F-box protein translates to MSKVFSFTGNDDFYHGGPIYPNPKEPCLFLSLGRQVDVYLPLQKRSRFSVPFDISGEWFEQKQKPKTSIESLPDECLFEILRRLPAGQDRSVCASVSKRWLMLLSSICKTEIHSYGSTGNENQEISDEGYLSRSLEGKKATDVRLAAIAVGTASRGGLGKLTIRGCNSDRGVTNVGLKAIAHGCPSLKVCSLWDVATVGDVGLIEIASGCHQLEKLDLCKCPNISDKTLIAVAKNCPNLAELSIESCPNIGNEGLQAIGKCPNLRSISIKNCSGVGDQGVAGLLSSASFALTKVKLESLTVSDLSLAVIGHYGVAVTDLVLSCLPNVSEKGFWVMGNGHGLQKLTSITINCCQGVTDVGLEAIGRGCPNVQNLKLRKSAFLSDKGLVSFARAAPSVESLQLQECHRITQIGLFGVFFNCGAKLKVLTLISCYGIKDLNMDLPAISPSESIWSLTIHDCPGFGNANLALLGKLCPRLQHVELSGLQGVTDAGFLPLLESSEAGLVKVNLNGCVNLSDRVVLSMVNSHGWTLEVLSLDGCKRVGDASLMAIAGSCPLLADLDVSRCAITDTGIAALARGKQINLEVLSLAGCALVSDKSVPALKKMGCSLAGLNIKRCKGISSRSVNKLQEHLCMCDILY, encoded by the exons ATGTCTAAAGTTTTCAGCTTTACCG GAAATGATGATTTCTACCATGGGGGCCCTATTTATCCTAACCCGAAGGAACCATGTCTCTTCTTGTCTCTTGGCCGTCAAGTTGATGTTTACCTTCCTCTTCAGAAGAGGTCTCGCTTCAGTGTTCCATTTGATATCAGCGGAGAATGGTTTGAGCAGAAGCAGAAGCCAAAGACATCTATTGAATCTTTGCCAGATGAATGCCTCTTTGAGATCCTTAGAAGGCTGCCTGCAGGCCAAGATAGGAGTGTCTGTGCTTCTGTATCCAAGCGCTGGCTTATGCTTCTGAGCAGTATTTGCAAGACTGAAATCCACAGCTACGGAAGTACTGGAAATGAAAACCAGGAAATTAGTGACGAAGGATACCTATCCCGAAGCTTGGAGGGAAAGAAGGCAACAGATGTTAGACTTGCTGCCATTGCCGTTGGGACAGCCTCTCGAGGAGGGTTGGGGAAGCTTACAATTCGTGGATGCAATTCAGATCGTGGGGTGACTAATGTAGGTCTCAAGGCAATTGCTCATGGGTGTCCTTCTCTAAAGGTTTGCTCTCTATGGGATGTCGCTACTGTTGGTGATGTAGGCCTGATTGAGATTGCTAGTGGGTGCCATCAGTTAGAGAAGCTTGACCTATGCAAGTGTCCTAATATTTCTGACAAGACTTTAATAGCAGTTGCGAAGAACTGTCCGAATCTGGCTGAGTTATCCATAGAGTCATGTCCCAACATTGGTAATGAAGGTCTACAAGCTATTGGGAAGTGTCCCAATCTGAGGTCAATCTCAATCAAGAATTGCTCCGGGGTTGGTGATCAGGGAGTTGCTGGCCTCTTGTCTTCAGCTTCTTTTGCTCTAACAAAGGTGAAGCTTGAGTCACTGACTGTTTCTGATCTCTCTCTAGCAGTGATTGGGCATTATGGTGTTGCAGTTACCGATCTTGTCCTAAGTTGCCTCCCAAATGTCAGCGAGAAAGGGTTCTGGGTTATGGGTAATGGCCACGGACTGCAGAAACTAACTTCAATCACAATCAATTGCTGCCAAGGAGTGACAGATGTTGGGCTTGAAGCTATTGGAAGGGGTTGTCCAAATGTGCAAAACTTGAAGCTTCGTAAGAGTGCTTTTCTGTCAGACAAGGGATTAGTATCATTTGCCAGGGCTGCTCCATCAGTTGAGAGCCTGCAATTGCAAGAGTGCCACAGAATTACCCAAATTGGGCTCTTTGGTGTCTTTTTTAACTGTGGTGCAAAATTGAAGGTTCTTACTCTGATTAGCTGCTATGGGATCAAAGATCTCAATATGGATTTGCCAGCAATATCTCCTTCTGAATCAATTTGGTCATTAACAATCCATGACTGCCCTGGATTTGGCAATGCTAACCTTGCCTTACTTGGAAAGCTGTGTCCTCGGCTTCAGCATGTTGAATTGAGTGGACTTCAGGGAGTAACAGATGCAGGGTTTCTTCCATTGCTGGAGAGCTCTGAGGCTGGTCTGGTTAAAGTTAATCTAAATGGCTGTGTAAATCTTTCAGACAGAGTAGTTTTGTCCATGGTCAACTCACATGGATGGACTCTCGAGGTGCTAAGCCTTGATGGTTGTAAAAGAGTTGGTGATGCTAGCTTGATGGCAATTGCAGGCAGTTGCCCATTGCTTGCTGATCTCGATGTTTCCAGGTGTGCAATCACTGATACAGGTATCGCAGCCCTTGCACGCGGAAAGCAGATTAACCTTGAGGTACTTTCTTTGGCAGGTTGTGCATTGGTTTCAGACAAGAGCGTGCCTGCCTTGAAAAAAATGGGCTGTTCCCTTGCTGGATTAAATATCAAGCGTTGCAAAGGAATCAGCAGCCGCTCTGTCAACAAGCTTCAGGAACATCTCTGCATGTGTGACATCCTCTACTGA